One window of the Zymoseptoria tritici IPO323 chromosome 12, whole genome shotgun sequence genome contains the following:
- a CDS encoding Non-ribosomal peptide synthetase-like protein (Putative non-ribosomal peptide synthethase gene. High hits with bacterial peptide synthetases involved in o.a. pyoverdine biosynthesis.) translates to MGSIRSGTATPVGSNSRANSTVAGLTPRTLTANTSELSLPYKLSLSDDLAIYPYEEPASARTLVDLLKATITRHPDTLAIDNGTSRLSYAELSDSIDLKVKALREAGVVAGDRVGVRLTSGTLDLYVSILGVLFAGAAYVPVDVDDPDARADLVWSEAGVSAVLSDNGIDSKLPSRRSEGPENRPAIEDDAWIIFTSGSTGKPKGVAVTHRSAAAFVDAETRLFLPKAPLAPGDRNITVVSTVPTLAAMWPAEALSNIRLLILGGEACPPELADRLARNVDAVWNTYGPTEATVVSCGARIRSKQPVAIGLPLAGWRLAVVGADGNAVRWGEEGELVIGGVGMARYLDLEKDRAKFKSVPDFSGERGYHSGDLVRAEREGLFFVGRNDEQIKFGGRRIELGEIDAALLKLPGVSGAACALQKTEMGTQVLVGYVVRTREPETKDRDLLQSMLPPSLIPVIVPVDSIPVRTSGKVDRKALPWPLPASMMGGDSTPADGTMGRLSEQWRRVLGVSPSAESNFFELGGTSLGAAQLVSQLRKLCPAMSVADIYERPTLEAMSARLDELTGPMQETRQVKPVPWWTFLLQLPFLFVLLIFEGFRGVSILLLTKKFSNLRLPADSWAAQHNVDWAVGIVLYILFITVPGRMLVTVLLVRPLTLGLSPGTYARGGLTHIRLWAAERIVATGRLQNIAGTFWARLYARMLGCRVEERVQMHALPPVTGLGTFSRGAVVEPEADIAGWWLDGDMLHIGSITLGQGSRVGTRAMLMPDTILAPLADVQPGTCAQGMVDAPPGAIPTDLSAELPREPFFTGLRHTMTLLLLDALVVIMVLPIFGLAAAVTPDWGNFRQLNLGFIIMALPGTVVGLVIYATSVVLLVRLASLAMTPGTHSWHSRAAWAAWLTRVLMLDARTILFPLYASLATPVWLRLLGARIGHNVEISTVVPIPCLLRVHDNAFLADDVLVSPYELQSGGIVLGTTTIGEKTFIGNTGLVKSGTNVPERVLIGVHGTAPDEAQMSPGSSWLGRPPISLPRQAESCVDSKLTFNPPLRLKIARASVEVWRLLPLLFLGMLTTLVSLGNLYMLVKHGVGWAILASGGFVLAAALIACIITTAAKWIITPFVGAGQQNPLWSHFVWRNELSDTFVQSLVVPFIDKFYGTPVLSLWMRTLGAKIGRGVWLESHLLPEADLVTLGAGVSINRQSLLQTHLFHDRLLRLDRVCLQAGATLGPNSMALPGTDIGCGVTIGPKSLVMRGEHLPAGTCWLGNPVRPWARDSSETSSRKISVPSSNQSIESDFSEKHFGKDLEKQDV, encoded by the exons ATGGGTTCAATACGCTCAGGGACAGCCACTCCTGTCGGCAGCAATTCGAGGGCCAATTCGACTGTTGCGGGCCTCACACCTCGCACCCTCACCGCCAACACCTCAGAGCTTTCGCTACCGTACAAGCTCTCCTTGTCCGATGACCTCGCCATATACCCATACGAAGAGCCAGCATCAGCCCGGACGTTAGTCGACCTCTTGAAAGCGACCATCACACGGCATCCAGATACACTTGCAATCGACAATGGCACTTCCCGCCTCAGCTATGCCGAGCTATCGGACTCCATTGACCTCAAAGTCAAGGCCCTACGAGAAGCGGGTGTCGTTGCCGGCGATCGTGTAGGCGTGCGGTTGACCTCTGGAACTCTGGACTTGTACGTAAGCATCCTCGGCGTGTTATTTGCTGGAGCTGCGTACGTTCCAGTCGACGTTGACGATCCGGACGCACGAGCAGACTTGGTGTGGTCTGAGGCTGGTGTGTCTGCGGTTCTAAGCGACAATGGCATCGACTCGAAGCTTCCAAGTCGAAGGAGCGAAGGCCCGGAAAACAGACCCGCCATCGAAGACGACGCTTGGATCATCTTCACTTCAGGATCGACAGGGAAGCCAAAGGGTGTAGCTGTGACACATCGAAGTGCAGCCGCATTCGTCGACGCAGAGACACGACTATTTCTACCCAAGGCACCGCTAGCACCGGGAGACCGA AACATCACCGTGGTGTCTACGGTACCGACTCTGGCGGCTATGTGGCCGGCGGAAGCGCTGAGCAACATTCGATTGCTGATTCTCGGTGGTGAGGCATGCCCGCCTGAGCTGGCAGATCGTCTTGCGAGGAACGTGGACGCCGTTTGGAACACATACGGACCAACAGAAGCAACAGTAGTGTCCTGTGGTGCTCGGATCCGATCGAAACAGCCTGTGGCCATTGGTCTCCCTCTCGCTGGCTGGAGACTGGCAGTAGTCGGTGCAGATGGGAACGCTGTGCGATGGGGTGAAGAGGGAGAGCTCGTCATCGGTGGAGTAGGCATGGCTCGTTACCTGGACCTCGAAAAGGACAGAGCAAAGTTCAAGTCGGTCCCTGATTTCTCAGGCGAACGAGGATATCACAGCGGTGATTTGGTGCGCGCAGAACGCGAAGgactcttcttcgtcggccGGAACGACGAGCAGATCAAGTTTGGCGGCCGGCGGATCGAGCTCGGTGAGATTGACGCCGCGTTGTTGAAGCTTCCCGGAGTCAGCGGTGCTGCCTGCGCCCTGCAAAAGACGGAAATGGGTACACAAGTGCTAGTGGGATATGTCGTTCGGACTCGCGAACCTGAGACAAAGGATCGAGATTTGCTGCAAAGCATGCTGCCTCCTAGTCTCATACCTGTGATCGTGCCAGTGGATTCGATTCCAGTGCGAACGTCCGGCAAGGTCGATCGAAAAGCATTGCCATGGCCATTGCCAGCATCAATGATGGGCGGAGACTCCACACCGGCCGACGGGACGATGGGAAGACTGAGCGAACAATGGCGTCGTGTTCTTGGAGTTTCACCTTCGGCAGAATCGAATTTCTTCGAGCTCGGTGGCACGAGCCTGGGCGCAGCTCAGCTGGTCTCACAGCTCAGGAAGTTGTGTCCGGCCATGTCCGTTGCGGATATTTATGAACGACCGACCTTGGAGGCAATGTCCGCCCGTCTTGACGAGCTCACTGGACCCATGCAGGAGACACGCCAGGTCAAGCCGGTACCCTGGTGGacattcctcctccaactgCCCTTTCTGTTCGTCCTCCTTATCTTCGAAGGCTTCCGCGGCGTTTCGATCCTACTCTTGACGAAGAAGTTCTCCAACCTCCGGCTCCCTGCGGATTCGTGGGCCGCACAGCACAACGTCGATTGGGCAGTGGGGATTGTTCTCTACATTCTCTTCATCACGGTACCAGGACGAATGCTGGTCACTGTACTCCTTGTAAGACCTCTTACACTCGGACTCTCGCCTGGTACCTATGCTCGCGGTGGACTTACTCACATTCGGCTGTGGGCAGCGGAACGCATCGTAGCAACTGGTCGGCTTCAAAATATCGCTGGAACTTTCTGGGCACGGCTGTATGCTCGAATGCTGGGATGTCGTGTCGAAGAGAGAGTGCAGATGCATGCTCTGCCACCTGTGACAGGTCTTGGAACATTCAGCCGAGGCGCAGTGGTGGAGCCGGAGGCCGACATTGCAGGATGGTGGCTCGATGGCGATATGCTGCATATCGGCTCCATCACTCTCGGGCAAGGCTCACGAGTGGGTACTCGCGCCATGCTCATGCCCGACACAATCTTGGCGCCACTCGCAGATGTCCAGCCCGGGACGTGCGCTCAAGGCATGGTAGATGCTCCTCCCGGCGCGATACCAACCGATCTCTCAGCAGAGCTCCCAAGAGAGCCATTCTTCACAGGCCTGCGACACACGATGACTCTGCTACTTCTGGACGCCCTGGTCGTGATAATGGTTCTACCAATCTTCGGTCTCGCCGCAGCCGTCACTCCCGACTGGGGCAATTTCCGACAGCTCAACCTCGGCTTCATCATAATGGCCTTGCCCGGGACGGTGGTGGGCCTTGTGATCTACGCTACGTCCGTTGTGCTCTTGGTCCGGCTGGCCAGTCTTGCCATGACTCCCGGTACACACTCGTGGCACAGTCGTGCAGCATGGGCCGCCTGGCTCACACGAGTATTGATGTTGGACGCACGAACCATATTGTTCCCTCTCTACGCAAGCCTGGCCACGCCAGTCTGGCTCCGATTGTTGGGCGCTCGTATCGGACATAATGTGGAGATCTCGACGGTCGTCCCGATCCCGTGCCTCCTTCGGGTTCATGACAACGCCTTCCTCGCGGACGATGTTCTGGTATCGCCGTACGAGCTGCAATCGGGCGGCATTGTACTTGGTACAACGACAATCGGCGAGAAGACCTTTATCGGTAATACTGGACTGGTCAAGTCTGGCACGAATGTTCCCGAACGTGTTTTAATTGGCGTTCATGGCACTGCTCCTGATGAGGCGCAGATGTCTCCTGGTTCTTCATGGCTCGGCAGGCCACCAATATCGCTTCCACGTCAGGCCGAATCATGCGTGGACAGCAAGTTGACCTTCAACCCGCCGCTTCGATTGAAAATTGCCCGAGCATCGGTGGAGGTCTGGAGGTTGTTGCCTTTGCTCTTTCTCGGAATGTTGACCACGTTGGTCAGCCTTGGGAACCTCTACATGCTCGTGAAACATGGAGTGGGCTGGGCTATCCTCGCCAGCGGCGGGTTCGTGCTCGCAGCTGCATTGATTGCGTGTATCATTACCACGGCTGCCAAGTGGATCATTACGCCGTTCGTTGGTGCAGGCCAGCAAAACCCTCTTTGGAGTCATTTCGTGTGGCGAAACGAGCTATCGGACACTTTCGTGCAGTCTCTGGTGGTGCCATTCATTGACAAATTCTATGGAACGCCAGTCCTGTCTCTTTGGATGCGCACACTGGGTGCTAAGATCGGACGTGGTGTGTGGCTAGAAAGCCATCTTCTACCAGAGGCGGAC
- the BPL gene encoding biotin protein ligase (biotin-[acetyl-CoA-carboxylase] ligase, putative. Biotin:apoprotein ligase. Acidic (pI 4.38), small (282aa) protein containing GATase1(glutamine amidotransferase)- ScBLP_(biotin-apoprotein ligase)like domains. Covalently modifies proteins with the addition of biotin, required for acetyl-CoA carboxylase (Acc1p) holoenzyme formation.. ...), with the protein MQSFIFLLLTLTSAQVMAKRQRPQAIVYRGPAASEGLPESVAYLLQSSPRNFEVRYAGPNEDLSISAETLRDISLYAQPGGPDVDEAWDELEPFATPIRDFVAGGGRYLGFCLGAYLAGHSPGLNLVPKNTDVGSEIEQNDAQITDDKDSIIQIDWTYSSGEKAGQTVNNTWIYFQEGAVMENFKPDNTTFILGRYSKNGDVAASVSQYGKGWVGLIGPHPEADQTWFDEYDLDHPDGLRYDIGYDLIEATMNGGPQKSNTSQTQGASPTQDQPPAQYTSGASRSTVTLGSAAILPALMLSALV; encoded by the exons ATGCAATCCTTCATCTTTCTCTTGCTTACACTAACATCAGCGCAAGTGATGGCGAAGCGGCAACGTCCTCAAGCCATCGTATACCGCGGGCCAGCCGCTTCCGAAGGCCTGCCCGAGTCCGTGGCGTACCTTCTACAAAGTTCTCCACGAAACTTTGAGGTCAGATATGCAGGTCCCAATGAAGACCTCTCCATTTCTGCCGAGACTCTGCGTGATATATCGCTGTACGCACAACCAGGTGGCCCAG ATGTCGACGAAGCCTGGGATGAGCTCGAACCCTTTGCCACTCCAATCCGCGACTTCGTAGCAGGCGGTGGCCGGTACCTTGGTTTCTGTCTGGGCGCATATCTCGCTGGGCATTCTCCTGGACTCAACCTAGTACCGAAGAATACAGACGTCGGTTCCGAGATTGAGCAAAATGATGCCCAGATCACAGATGATAAAGATTCGATCATTCAGATCGACTGGACCTACTCATCGGGAGAAAAGGCTGGTCAGACGGTAAACAACACATGGATCTACTTCCAAGAAGGTGCCGTCATGGAGAACTTCAAGCCTGACAACACGACATTCATCCTCGGACGGTACTCGAAGAATGGCGATGTGGCTGCGTCGGTAAGCCAGTACGGAAAGGGTTGGGTTGGGCTGATCGGGCCTCATCCGGAGGCGGATCAGACTTGGT TCGACGAATATGACCTCGACCATCCAGATG GCCTGAGATACGACATCGGCTACGACTTGATCGAGGCCACCATGAATGGAGGACCGCAGAAAAGCAACACGTCGCAGACACAAGGAGCATCCCCAACGCAAGATCAACCGCCAG CCCAATACACTTC GGGAGCTTCTCGGAGCACCGTCACTCTTGGGTCAGCAGCGATACTTCCTGCGCTCATGCTCTCAGCGTTAGTCTAG